CATACAACCCACACTTGCTAAGGATGTTTAACTGCCATATAAACGTCGAGGTATGTGCTGGGATAAGGGCGGTCAAGTACATCAACAAGTACATTTACAAGGGTTATGACAAAACAACATTTGTAGTTGGATCGACTGATGAGATACAAATATACATCGATGCAAGGTACATAGGTCCCCCAGAGGCTGTTTGGCATCTATTCGGGTACCATATGCACAGAGAAATGCCCCACGTTGAAAGGTTGTCAATACACCTTAAAGGTATGCAGAGAATTGTATATGAATCCGAAACATCCACTGAGGGAGTGACACAGACAGCTGAGAATTATAAATCCAAACTGATGGCATACTTCGAGTACAACTATGAGAATCCAGATTCCCCTGCATACACATACCAAGAATTTCCGCAGCATTTTGTGTGGAAAAAAGATAGATGGGAAGTAAGGAAGCAACGGTTTGCGATAGTTAGGAAGTACTTTGTCTCTCCGAATGCTGGTGAATTGTTCTACTTGAGATTGCTATTAACTGTTGTGGCGGGCGCTCGGTCATTCGAACATCTGAGGACTGTGAATGGCGTGCTACATCCAACCTACAAAAAAGCATGCGTTGAGCTTGGGTTGTTAGAGAGAGACGCTGAATTTGTGTATTGTTTGAGGGAAGCAGCAACTGTTCAAGTCGGAAGCcagatgagaaaactctttaagatAATTCTGGCAGATGGCAATCCAGCTGAACCAGAATTGTTATGGAGAGAATTTAAGACGCATATCTGCGATGATTTACATCACGTTATTAAAAAAAGTATGGCATCCCAGAACCAACGTCTGAGGAGATCGAAGACTATGGACTTTACCTGATTGATAAATTGCTGCGTGAAGGAGGGAAGGAAATGGCGCATTTCTGCTCGATGCCTAAGTCTCAGATTAATTGGGATGACGTTCATGGAAATCGTTACATATGCGAACATAAGCAAATTATGGCAGAAATAGACAAGGAATAGCTTGAGAAGAATATTGCTAACTTGAATGAGGAACAACTTGCGGCTTTCAAAGCGATAACAGATTCTGTCGAGCGAAGAGGCGGGTCTAAATTCTTTCTCAATGGTAGTGCAGGGACAGGGAAGACATTTGTCTATAACACCATTACTGCTAGCTGCCGTTTGAAGGGGGACATTGTTTTGACTGTTGCATCGTCAGGTAAATATATCCCAATCAGTTAACCTTCTATTTTTAAAAACATCTTTTTTATGGTTTCCATCGTTTAGTCTGATAAGCCATTACttatattgattttattttgattaatataTCTCATTGATTCACATATACCAGGAATAGCTTCATTGCTTTTGGAGGGAGGCCGTACTGCACATTCAACATTCAAAATTCCAATAGAGATAACATGCACCGGTGTTTGTTCGATAGCTAAACAGAAGGAATAAGCTGAATTTTATAAAACAGGCAACTTTGATTATATGGGATGAGGTGCCGATGCAGCATAAGTATTGTATTGAGGCGGTCAACAGGTTGCTCCAGGATATTcatgaaaataaagaagatgacttCGGAGGTGTGACTGTCGTTATGGGAGGAGACTTTAGGCAGACTTTGCCAGTGATACCGAACCGAGGTAGGGCAGAAATAATGGGTGCTTGCGTCCGGAGATCTTATTTATGGGATAACATAAATGTTTTGACGCTCACCAAGAATATGCGACTGGATATGCAAGAACCAGAAAATCGAGCGTATGCGATTTTTTACTCAAGGTAACTATCTTTGCTCTTTCTGCATACATCTAAGATTCGATTAATCGGTAACTTGATAGATTATAGTTACActtaatttaaaagaaaaattacataATTTGATTGCAATTGATGGATTTAAAAGAACCAAATTTCGTAAATTGACATCTGATGGCCCAATATATATCTTCCCTCTTAATGTCGATGAACTGAATATTGATTTGGTTTGTTTAACTGGAAAATAAAAAGTTGTTTCTTGGCAACTAATTTGTCTTCATTGGAGAAATAGGTCTTACAAAAATTGAATTCAGAGCAACACTTGGAAGTGAATAATCATGGACCTACCTGTTTCATTAATATATGAGCGGCCTCatattgtttcttaaactaaattTAGACGTTCAGCTTACTCAAAATCTCAATGCTAATTTTCTATAATAAGCATTTTTATGCAACTAATGGAGCCTGTTTCTACAACCAAGCAACCAACAGGGGGAATCTTGGATATGCAAAAAACAGAGGTTTGAAATTTTCCACAACGTTACCATACTTGATCTCTTCAGTCATATCTACCTCACTAACACTGCACACATCATCTGCTATGTCTTGCACGTCTTTCACAGTACCAGTTTTGCAATTATCTCCTTTAGTTTTTACGATAAGAAAGCTACTGACAAAGAAAACATTTCCATAATAAACATTTAACTTCTTATCTTATTTTACATTCTGCAAGTAGGTTCCGAACCagttaacaaagttgatcttccATCAGCTGTAAACGTATGTAAAAACAGAAGAGAGCTAATAACAAAGCTATATCCTTGCCTCACAAAAACACAAATCTGGAGAGGGAATGAGGCATGTTACGAACAAGTTTCAGATGAATAACTAACGGAATGATTCTCACGGAACACAATGATGATGTTAATGAGATGAATATGGAGGCACTAAATTTTTTAGACGGAGATACACACATATCTAGCAGCTGATAGGTTGACTCCCGACAAAAGTGGTAGGATACCACCAATAAGCAATGAATTCCTGCGAAATCTAAATCCTCCAGGAATGCCTTTATTCAAACTACAAATCAAAGTTAGATGTCCAATAATCCTGATGAGAAATCTCGCTCCCTCAGATGGACTTTGCAATGGAACAAGGTTATTGGTGACACACTGCGGGAAGTATCTTATACAAGTGAAAATTTTGACAGGAAAGAAGAGCAAGATCAGAGAAGTAGTGATGTTACCTAGGATATCGTTCCAGCCCAATATTTCAGAGTTGAATAAAAATATGTTGAGACGCCAGTTTCCAATTCGTTTGGCGTCTACAGACACTGAAGATGCAGGATTCCCATTCCCCATGAGTGAAGAAATGGAACTCTTGGAAGtgtggattcaagacgatgctatcaagctgcctcctatcagacaCCCACCAACTGAGAAAAACATGGCGGACCCAAGTACTGCCactaccataggtttgtccatcatccgACCAAAGACTGCAACAGGCTGAAACAAATCTTCAGAGAAAAGATAGAGGCATGATAACTCCAgcttggaaacgaaggtgttaatagagatcctctccctatcaggaactgcatgatttccggggattctgttcgcaagactgtacaatctatgatggaacgtttgtgcgagattttatatttctccaaggcgcagcgtcaggacatatttgcagccctcaaccgcgttgtctcaggcaggcgtttgtatctggaaaaggaagcggtctcgaaacctcagtcttTACTGGAAGATGCGAGCAAGGGAAattggggactcctaaccgtcgCTCGTTTAAAGTATGTagttcgatagcacattgattgATACAATCTCTGAatacaacatcatcactgtcaagaccTTGAAAGCAGCAAGGATTTCAAAGCAGGAAGCTACCCGCAGCCCAACCGTGATTAAGAATCCAGAGGGAGAACTTAGAGATGCATATGGATACATCAATCTTGAAGTCAAATTGAGTGATGCCTCGACGCAAGCAAGATTCTACATAGTCAAAGAGCATCCCAATTACAACATGGTCCTGGGACGCTCTTGGATAGATGACAACAAGGCAACGCTGGGAGCTTGTTCTCTACCGGCTacgatacccgaaagaatctccaataaGCCGTCCGTACCTGAATACTGTCTGTTACCGCACATGCAGCTTGCCAACGTGacacaacttcctggagagagcccATCAGCATACATTAAGAGGTTCCGAGCTGAGCAAGTCTCACCACGCAACCatttttgcaaccaatcactcctcactcTGACAAGTCCTGGGGACTGGTTCCAACCAACGAACCAATCCCTGCTAGGAGATGTGAAGGGGAGGCCGGCCCCTTCAaaagttttatcaagagcttAGAGGCTATCTCGATCAAAGACGATAAGGCCAAGGTCCAAGTATCtgcacgcccaaacccatttggaattaGATATCTGGTGAAGAAGATGACTGcattcaaggttgggagcatgacggtgaaaatgaccactCCACCTGACTCACCCACCGAAAGAGAGGATGAACTGTCCTTGGTAGCAGATGTTATCCTAggcggctactgcaagctcatcaacgctgacaaactggaaggtgtaacaattcactcacgatggctcaaaccctaccgtacttaagacgctgtgctaccactttccagcgtcctccacactttaaaaACGCTGTGATATTTCCTCCAGCGTGTTTCTTTTACAATTACCTTTTCATaccatatttgtaattcctccagaaaatgattgcaatacttgcattcataattagggtttcaatgttcaattttcaagttaattgGAATTGGAATATTATTTCCATCTAAGAACTTCTTTACcccctaaaggaagacacaaaATCCTGAGTTATCCTAAATCAACCCACTAGAGCAAGCCAGGAAGGAAACCCTAAGCAAACATTTCGTAAGAAGTCAAGAATATGTGCAAAAAAgaagatgctttgagccatttatcCCAGCAAGACCAGAGAGATCTCGCATCAGGAGCGCATACAGGTCCGTGGTATTCCATTATggcattatttcttttatcatgaaaaatcacataatatgaaggcacaccattgTGCCTGAAAAGGTTCA
This DNA window, taken from Papaver somniferum cultivar HN1 chromosome 3, ASM357369v1, whole genome shotgun sequence, encodes the following:
- the LOC113360429 gene encoding uncharacterized protein LOC113360429, yielding MNKESPCMKKGKCTKHYPKSYNDTTCLDGGGYPVYRRRNDGVEVAVRGGRKETNIDVVPYNPHLLRMFNCHINVEVCAGIRAVKYINKYIYKGYDKTTFVVGSTDEIQIYIDARYIGPPEAVWHLFGYHMHREMPHVERLSIHLKGMQRIVYESETSTEGVTQTAENYKSKLMAYFEYNYENPDSPAYTYQEFPQHFVWKKDRWEVRKQRFAIVRKYFVSPNAGELFYLRLLLTVVAGARSFEHLRTVNGVLHPTYKKACVELGLLERDAEFVYCLREAATVQVGSQMRKLFKIILADGNPAEPELLWREFKTHICDDLHHVIKKNSVERRGGSKFFLNGSAGTGKTFVYNTITASCRLKGDIVLTVASSGIASLLLEGGRTAHSTFKIPIEITCTGATLIIWDEVPMQHKYCIEAVNRLLQDIHENKEDDFGGVTVVMGGDFRQTLPVIPNRGSEPVNKVDLPSAVNTEIHTYLAADRLTPDKSGRIPPISNEFLRNLNPPGMPLFKLQIKVRCPIILMRNLAPSDGLCNGTRLLVTHCGKYLIQVKILTGKKSKIREVVMLPRISFQPNISELNKNMLRRQFPIRLASTDTEDAGFPFPMSEEMELLEVWIQDDAIKLPPIRHPPTEKNMADPSTATTIGLSIIRPKTATG